Proteins from a genomic interval of Rosa chinensis cultivar Old Blush chromosome 2, RchiOBHm-V2, whole genome shotgun sequence:
- the LOC112188934 gene encoding tubulin-folding cofactor C, whose translation MENEPPNPTQEEALDSDPALQKKHQSMLDRLTHRHQSRLDTTLTRRAAADSSDPSPSFESTSAFLSRFSTSKSSVDSQLDQCRLTDPAHLKPHLDQISASISDLEKLVAENSYFLPSYEVRSSLKTISDLRQTLENLSAELLPKKKFSFRNKGAKKTEPKEKENEKEPEKMEFIVPASPGIWNKKGETLVRKFQCSEVGEFTISDLDSCEVRLMGSVRALFVHRLRNCRVYTGPVTGSVLIEGVEECVFVMASHQIRIHNAKRCDFYLRVRSRPIIEDSCGVRFAPYCLSYNGIEEELRETSLDEETENWANVDDFLWLRAVQSPNWSVLPENERVGLIDISSSQES comes from the coding sequence ATGGAAAATGAACCACCAAACCCTACCCAAGAAGAAGCCCTAGATTCCGATCCAGCCCTCCAAAAGAAGCACCAATCCATGCTCGACCGCCTCACCCACCGCCACCAATCCCGCCTAGACACCACCCTCACGCGCCGCGCCGCCGCCGACTCCTCCGACCCCTCCCCTTCCTTCGAGTCCACCTCCGCCTTCCTCTCCCGCTTCTCCACCTCCAAGTCCTCCGTCGACTCCCAACTCGACCAGTGCCGACTCACCGATCCCGCTCACCTCAAACCCCACCTCGACCAAATCTCCGCCTCCATCTCCGACCTCGAGAAGCTCGTCGCCGAGAACTCCTACTTCCTCCCCTCATACGAAGTCCGATCTTCGCTCAAAACGATCTCCGATCTGAGACAAACCCTAGAGAACCTGAGCGCGGAGTTACTGCCGAAGAAGAAATTCTCTTTCAGAAACAAAGGCGCCAAGAAAACCGAGCCAAAGGAGAAGGAGAATGAGAAAGAGCCCGAGAAAATGGAGTTCATAGTTCCGGCGTCGCCGGGGATTTGGAACAAGAAAGGGGAGACCTTAGTGAGGAAGTTTCAGTGCTCGGAAGTCGGAGAATTCACAATTTCGGACCTGGATTCCTGTGAGGTGAGGCTTATGGGGTCCGTGAGGGCTCTATTTGTTCATAGGTTGAGGAATTGTAGGGTTTATACTGGCCCTGTGACCGGTTCGGTTCTGATTGAAGGAGTTGAAGAGTGTGTTTTTGTTATGGCTTCGCATCAGATTCGAATTCACAATGCAAAGAGGTGTGATTTTTATCTGAGAGTGAGGAGTAGGCCTATAATTGAGGATAGCTGCGGGGTGAGGTTTGCGCCGTACTGTTTGAGTTATAAtgggattgaggaagagcttaGGGAGACTAGTCTTGATGAGGAGACGGAGAATTGGGCCAATGTGGATGACTTCTTGTGGTTGAGGGCAGTTCAGTCGCCAAATTGGTCTGTCTTGCCAGAGAATGAGAGAGTTGGTTTGATAGATATTTCGAGTTCACAGGAAAGTTAA
- the LOC112188013 gene encoding 50S ribosomal protein L29, chloroplastic, with amino-acid sequence MLGAISIAPPSTVALPPKLLSPIPKSSFNGLRLQHVCPVGIRLPTASFRRSSSPSSSVVMMAKREEEMKEIRTKTTEEINEEVVDLKGELFMLRLQKSARNEFTSSEFRRMRKRIARLLTVKREREIEDGIGKRLSRKFDRQWKRSIIVRPPPSLKKLQEEEAAAEAAEAAKSA; translated from the exons aTGTTGGGCGCAATCTCCATAGCTCCACCTTCCACGGTTGCCTTACCCCCAAAGCTCCTCTCCCCCATCCCCAAGTCCTCCTTCAACGGCCTCAGACTCCAACACGTCTGCCCCGTCGGCATTCGACTCCCCACGGCGTCGTTTCGGAGGTCCAGCTCGCCGTCTTCCTCCGTGGTTATGATGGccaagagagaggaagagatgaAGGAAATCAGAACCAAGACCACTGAAGAAATCAACGAGGAGGTGGTCGACCTTAAAGGGGAGCTCTTCATGCTTCGCCTCCAGAAATCGGCTCGGAATGAGTTCACATCCAGCGAGTTCCGGCGTATGCGCAAAAGG ATTGCTCGCTTGCTTACTGTTAAACGGGAAAGAGAGATCGAGGATGGAATTGGTAAGAGGTTATCAAGAAAGTTCGACCGACAATGGAAGAGAAGCATCATTGTCAGACCACCTCCGTCCTTGAAGAAGTTGCAAGAGGAAGAAGCAGCTGCAGAAGCCGCAGAGGCTGCAAAATCTGCTTGA